A genomic window from Eleginops maclovinus isolate JMC-PN-2008 ecotype Puerto Natales chromosome 9, JC_Emac_rtc_rv5, whole genome shotgun sequence includes:
- the ddx49 gene encoding probable ATP-dependent RNA helicase DDX49 isoform X1: MSDFSSLGLSDWLVKQCKQLGINKPTPVQEHCMPPILEGRDCMGCAKTGSGKTAAFVLPVVQKLSEDPYGIFCLVLTPTRELAYQIAEQFRVLGKPLGLKDCIIVGGMDMVSQALELSKQPHVVVATPGRLADHIRSSDTFSMSRIQFLIMDEADRLLEQGCTDFTKDLETILGILPAKRQTLLFSATLTDTLHDLKNIAMNKPFFWESKSETRTVEELDQRYILTPEKVKDAYLVHLIQKFTDEHDDWSIIVFTNTCKDCQILTMMMREFNFPTISLHSRMKQKQRFANLAMFKASVYKLLIATDVASRGLDIPTVQVVINHNTPGLPKIYIHRVGRTARAGRNGVSITLVTQYDIHLVQSIEAQIQTKLKEYPVVEKEVLKILTQVNVTRRQCEIKLESTDFDEKKEIYKRKELILEGKDPDLEAKRKAELEKIRSHKKKFKLKIQESIDKQKRGQLKKKLMKRKQMKKAGKTTA; the protein is encoded by the exons ATGTCTGACTTTTCGTCGCTGGGCCTGTCAGACTGGCTGGTGAAACAGTGTAAACAGCTGGGCATCAACAAACCCACTCCTGTACAGGAACACTGCATGCCGCCGATACTGGAAG GTCGGGACTGTATGGGCTGTGCTAAGACAGGAAGTGGGAAGACAGCAGCTTTTGTGCTGCCAGTTGTGCAGAAACTGTCCGAGGATCCATATGGCATCTTCTGCTTGGTGCTCACTCCAACCAG GGAGCTGGCCTATCAGATCGCAGAGCAGTTTCGAGTCCTGGGGAAGCCGCTGGGTTTGAAAGACTGCATCATCGTCGGTGGAATGG ACATGGTGAGCCAGGCTCTGGAGCTCTCCAAACAGCCACATGTCGTCGTAGCCACGCCTGGACGGCTAGCAGATCACATCCGCAGCTCCGACACCTTCAGCATGAGCAGGATCCAGTTTCTG aTTATGGACGAGGCGGACCGGCTTTTGGAGCAGGGCTGTACGGACTTCACCAAAGACCTGGAGACGATCCTGGGGATTTTACCGGCTAAACGGCAGACACTTTTGTTCAGCGCCACGCTCACAGACACCCTGCACGACCTGAAGAACATCGCCATGAACAAACCTTTCTTCTGGGAGAGCAAATCAGA GACACGAACAGTGGAGGAGCTGGACCAGAGGTACATCCTCACTCCTGAGAAGGTGAAGGACGCCTACCTGGTGCACCTGATTCAGAAGTTTACCGATGAGCATGACGACTGGTCCATCATCGTATTCACCAACACGTGCAA GGACTGCCAAATCCTCACCATGATGATGCGGGAATTTAACTTTCCAACCATCTCCCTGCACTCCAGGATGAAACAG AAACAACGATTTGCAAACCTCGCCATGTTCAAGGCCAGCGTCTACAAGCTCCTGATTGCGACTGACGTGGCTTCACG GGGTCTGGATATTCCAACTGTCCAGGTCGTCATTAACCACAACACCCCCGGCCTCCCCAAGATCTACATCCACAGAGTCGGACGAACAGCAAGAGCAG GAAGGAACGGGGTGTCCATCACACTGGTGACGCAGTACGACATCCACCTGGTCCAGTCCATCGAAGCACAGATTC aaACAAAGCTGAAGGAATATCCTGTGGTGGAGAAAGAAGTCCTGAAGATCCTCACCCAGGTCAACGTGACCCGACGGCAGTGTGAAATA AAACTTGAGTCAACAGATTTTGATGAGAAGAAGGAGATCTACAAGAGGAAAGAGCTGATCTTGGAGGGCAAG GATCCAGACCTGGAGGCTAAGAGGAAAGCTGAGTTGGAGAAGATCCGGAGCCACAAAAAGAAGTTCAAACTGAAGATCCAGGAGAGCATAGACAAACAGAAACGTGGACAGCTGAAAAAGAAACTGATGAAACGGAAACAGATGAAAAAGGCAGGGAAGACAACAGCATAA
- the ddx49 gene encoding probable ATP-dependent RNA helicase DDX49 isoform X2, protein MPPILEGRDCMGCAKTGSGKTAAFVLPVVQKLSEDPYGIFCLVLTPTRELAYQIAEQFRVLGKPLGLKDCIIVGGMDMVSQALELSKQPHVVVATPGRLADHIRSSDTFSMSRIQFLIMDEADRLLEQGCTDFTKDLETILGILPAKRQTLLFSATLTDTLHDLKNIAMNKPFFWESKSETRTVEELDQRYILTPEKVKDAYLVHLIQKFTDEHDDWSIIVFTNTCKDCQILTMMMREFNFPTISLHSRMKQKQRFANLAMFKASVYKLLIATDVASRGLDIPTVQVVINHNTPGLPKIYIHRVGRTARAGRNGVSITLVTQYDIHLVQSIEAQIQTKLKEYPVVEKEVLKILTQVNVTRRQCEIKLESTDFDEKKEIYKRKELILEGKDPDLEAKRKAELEKIRSHKKKFKLKIQESIDKQKRGQLKKKLMKRKQMKKAGKTTA, encoded by the exons ATGCCGCCGATACTGGAAG GTCGGGACTGTATGGGCTGTGCTAAGACAGGAAGTGGGAAGACAGCAGCTTTTGTGCTGCCAGTTGTGCAGAAACTGTCCGAGGATCCATATGGCATCTTCTGCTTGGTGCTCACTCCAACCAG GGAGCTGGCCTATCAGATCGCAGAGCAGTTTCGAGTCCTGGGGAAGCCGCTGGGTTTGAAAGACTGCATCATCGTCGGTGGAATGG ACATGGTGAGCCAGGCTCTGGAGCTCTCCAAACAGCCACATGTCGTCGTAGCCACGCCTGGACGGCTAGCAGATCACATCCGCAGCTCCGACACCTTCAGCATGAGCAGGATCCAGTTTCTG aTTATGGACGAGGCGGACCGGCTTTTGGAGCAGGGCTGTACGGACTTCACCAAAGACCTGGAGACGATCCTGGGGATTTTACCGGCTAAACGGCAGACACTTTTGTTCAGCGCCACGCTCACAGACACCCTGCACGACCTGAAGAACATCGCCATGAACAAACCTTTCTTCTGGGAGAGCAAATCAGA GACACGAACAGTGGAGGAGCTGGACCAGAGGTACATCCTCACTCCTGAGAAGGTGAAGGACGCCTACCTGGTGCACCTGATTCAGAAGTTTACCGATGAGCATGACGACTGGTCCATCATCGTATTCACCAACACGTGCAA GGACTGCCAAATCCTCACCATGATGATGCGGGAATTTAACTTTCCAACCATCTCCCTGCACTCCAGGATGAAACAG AAACAACGATTTGCAAACCTCGCCATGTTCAAGGCCAGCGTCTACAAGCTCCTGATTGCGACTGACGTGGCTTCACG GGGTCTGGATATTCCAACTGTCCAGGTCGTCATTAACCACAACACCCCCGGCCTCCCCAAGATCTACATCCACAGAGTCGGACGAACAGCAAGAGCAG GAAGGAACGGGGTGTCCATCACACTGGTGACGCAGTACGACATCCACCTGGTCCAGTCCATCGAAGCACAGATTC aaACAAAGCTGAAGGAATATCCTGTGGTGGAGAAAGAAGTCCTGAAGATCCTCACCCAGGTCAACGTGACCCGACGGCAGTGTGAAATA AAACTTGAGTCAACAGATTTTGATGAGAAGAAGGAGATCTACAAGAGGAAAGAGCTGATCTTGGAGGGCAAG GATCCAGACCTGGAGGCTAAGAGGAAAGCTGAGTTGGAGAAGATCCGGAGCCACAAAAAGAAGTTCAAACTGAAGATCCAGGAGAGCATAGACAAACAGAAACGTGGACAGCTGAAAAAGAAACTGATGAAACGGAAACAGATGAAAAAGGCAGGGAAGACAACAGCATAA